The region CCCCCTCGGCGCTCATCCCCGCAGGTGGCGCAGGCTCGGGTGGTCCACGATCGTGAACGGCGTGACGAGCGGCGCGATCGACTCCCCGCGCTGCGCGATGTTCCCCTCGCGGACGGGACCGAGCTTGCCCGCCGCGGCCGCCAGGTACGGCACGCGGCGCGGCTCGAAGCCCATCAGGCGCGCGCAGGTCGCGTCCACCGCCACCGGGTTCCGACCGACCACGAGCAGCCCCGCGGCCTTGGGGGTCCCCATGATCGGCCCGTCCCCCTCCATCCCCACGATGCCGTCCACGATGGCGAGGTGCGGGCGCACCGTCGCCGTGAGGTCCAGGATCGACGAGCCGATGCCGCGCTGGTGCAGCACGTTCTTGGGCCAGCCGTAGGCCACGCCGGGGACCACGCCGAAGAGGTTCTTCATCGAGAGGGTGAGCCCCGCCCAGTGGTGCGTCTTCATCTTGGCCAGCGAGACGACGAGGTCGGCGCGGGCGAGGACGCGCGGCAGGTGGAGCTGCGAGAGGCCCGTGAGCCCGAGCGCGTTCGGCACCGGCGCGGTGTCCTCGTGGTTCAGATCGTAAAAGGGCAGGCGCTCCGCCTCGAGGAGCGGCCCGAGCCCCGACTCCTCGAGGACCAGCTCGGTGTCGCGCATGTGGCCCGGGCCCTCGGCCACCCACACCTCGCGCGCGCCCAGCCGGCGGAAGACCTCGGCCGCGGCCTGCACGACGAGCGGGTGCGTGTTGACGTGCGGGGCGGAACGGTTCGGCTCGACGAGATTGGGCTTGAGGAGCACCGTGCGCCCGCGCACCGCCTGCGCGCCCACGCCAAGGCTCGCCAGCCCCCGGAGGAGCGTGTCGGCGATGGGACCGGTGTAGCTCGGGACGCGGCCCACGAAGACCTCGGCCCGCCGGCCCCGCTCGTGGCGGTCCCAGAGGAGCTTCGCGGCGTAACCCCCGCCGACGAGCACGTTCGCGCCGAGCAGGAGCCAGGCGCGGCGCGAGAGGAGGGGCGGCCGCTCGGGCGACGGAGCGGGCTCGTCCGCGGGGCGATCTCGCTCAGCCGGGCCCATGCGAGGCCTCCGGTGCACGCGGGGAACGACCGCCGAGGAGCTCCACCCCGCGCGGAGCCCCCGCGAGAAGCAGCAGCGCGAGGCTCGCGGGCGCCACGGGCCGGCGGCTCGCCCGCTCCCAGGCCGCCGAGAGCCACGCCGCGGCAGACGCGGAAGAAGCGTTCCACGCGCGGAGGCCGAGCACGCCCCAGCCGACGGACACGCCCGTGCGAACCTCGGGGAGCGCGCGTTGCAGGAAGACCACGGCTCCGCGTGCCCGCTCCCCGTCGGGCTCGAGTCCTTCGCGCCCCTCGAGCCCCGACAGCGCGAGCAGCGCCTGCCCCGTGTGCCCCGGCGCGGCGCGCAGGGTGGTGCCGAAGACGGAGACGTTGCCGTAGTTCCAACCCCCCGTGGGGAGCGCGCGGTCCCTGAGCAGCCGCAAGGCGTCGGCCGCGCGCGCGTGCCCCGCGAGCCCGTGGCGCCGCAGCGCGAGGAGCGCGAGCGCGGTCGGTTCCACCCAGCTATGCGTCTCGGCCACGAAGCCCCAGCCGGGAATCGTGGCGTCGTGGGCCAGCGGGTTCTCGGTGTCTCGGGGATAGGTCTTGCCACGCTGGGCGACCAGCCAGGCCAGCGCGCGCTTCGGCGCGTCGCCCACTTGTCCGACGTCGCCGACCGCGGCCCAGAGGAGCAAGGCGTGCGCCGTGGCCCAGCCGGGCTCTACCAGGCTCGCCGACAGGCTCACCGCACCGTC is a window of Deltaproteobacteria bacterium DNA encoding:
- a CDS encoding DUF362 domain-containing protein encodes the protein MGPAERDRPADEPAPSPERPPLLSRRAWLLLGANVLVGGGYAAKLLWDRHERGRRAEVFVGRVPSYTGPIADTLLRGLASLGVGAQAVRGRTVLLKPNLVEPNRSAPHVNTHPLVVQAAAEVFRRLGAREVWVAEGPGHMRDTELVLEESGLGPLLEAERLPFYDLNHEDTAPVPNALGLTGLSQLHLPRVLARADLVVSLAKMKTHHWAGLTLSMKNLFGVVPGVAYGWPKNVLHQRGIGSSILDLTATVRPHLAIVDGIVGMEGDGPIMGTPKAAGLLVVGRNPVAVDATCARLMGFEPRRVPYLAAAAGKLGPVREGNIAQRGESIAPLVTPFTIVDHPSLRHLRG